Proteins encoded within one genomic window of Diorhabda sublineata isolate icDioSubl1.1 chromosome 1, icDioSubl1.1, whole genome shotgun sequence:
- the LOC130452933 gene encoding JNK-interacting protein 3 isoform X2, with product MNLEDSGGSLVLGGETVYGTHEDSHVVMSEKVQSLAGSIYQEFERMIARYDEDVVKTLMPLLVNVLECLDAAYQQNQEHDVELELLREDNEQLVTQYEREKGARKTSEQKLLEYEDAAEGERKEMTTRLEALESIVRMLELKHKNSMEHAGRLEERETELKKEYAKLHERYTELFKTHVDYMERTKLLHSSQQLANERTDPGRLNSNRLNVGRSSGPISFGFESLANAEIVDSVPSSPISSAHSSPSLHSELDNVRDGVLKVERGQATDTINLENKSVITSPVTPQQPMQNNNSRINTKREQRSGNTLYQELSYHDVDADDDSGDITGGWVHPGEYASSGMGKEVENLIMENNELLATKNALNVVKDDLIVKVDELTGEIDMLREEILSLNVSRTKLKERISDLEDELRKVKEANEAKQEADDEADIPMAQRKRFTRVEMARVLMERNQYKERFMELQEAVRWSEMLRASKNDAPFEKNSNKSIWKFFSNLFSGNDRVQRPMMIPQLRYQTVSNQVTPGIKALPRIPRHDLETEIGVDKLAARKAIERKEQYRQVRAHVKKDDGRLQAYGWSLPGKVNSSSASQGRQSSGGVPVPVPVYCRPLAETTPEMRIWCAAGVNLMGGYTKDGGLMVGGSVFYTEEPKPPSPKPQNEMELIDQELNNGKEGALLETRLSSYVWICTTTQVISNNSQTQSASLVTIIDANNPAELLNSFGVCSGHVLCIASVPGASPSDYEDNMPKIECEFSSNVNDLDKNNLSVVGNNPDSNDKEKDATQNEESTRQELSDNPAASKMTMRNQEDQEEMASLGKIIFVDRDDSVVNRRDKYAKQEKINCDNAKDKVDENNASNSTDDNKSEDPNLNDENNSKNTQQSENDDIQNEEVPSHDIMSSVLATMWMGDENGNIYVHSSVANWAQCLHTVKMKDAVISIVHIKGRVVVAIACGQVAVFRRDPEGEWDLSRYHLVQLGLPHQSVRQLAIVGDKVWCGYRNKIHVLQPHDLKIVHTLEAHPRRESPVRQMAWLGEGVWVSIRLDSTLRLYNAHTYQHLQDVDIEPYVSKMLGTGKLGFSLVRITSLLISSNRLWIGTSNGVIISVPLSDSNSATGAVVSRGNALPVRVPPVPGSYIPYCTMAHAQLSFHGHRDNVKFFVAVPGSGGMSAASTPSEAMSASVSSVGNNLKNPSAMLVISGGEGYVDFRIGDEMEESIISNTETGLSEEVQSGSNSIKSNDLSHLIVWQVSTT from the exons GAACATGATGTTGAATTAGAGTTACTTCGAGAAGATAATGAACAACTAGTAACTCAGTATGAACGAGAAAAAGGCGCGAGAAAGACATcagaacaaaaattattagaatatgaAGATGCAGCAGAAG GAGAACGCAAGGAGATGACGACACGCTTAGAAGCTCTCGAAAGTATTGTTAGAATGCTGgaattaaaacacaaaaattctATGGAGCATGCAGGTCGCTTAGAAGAAAGAGAAActgaattgaaaaaagaatatgCAAAGTTACATGAAAGATATACAGAGTTGTTTAAAACACACGTAGATTATATGGAAAGAACCAAATTGTTACATTCTAGTCAGCAATTAGCCAATGAAAGGACTGATCCAGGACGATTGAATTCAAATCGTTTAAATGTTGGAAGAAGTTCAGGACCAATATCTTTTGGTTTTGAATCACTTGCGAATGCTGAAATAGTCGATAGTGTACCATCTTCTCCTATAAGTAGTGCTCATTCTTCACCTAG cttACATAGTGAACTGGACAATGTTAGAGATGGGGTTCTTAAAGTTGAAAGAGGTCAGGCAACTGATACCATAAATCTAGAAAATAAATCTGTAATTACATCACCAGTTACACCGCAACAACCAATGCAAAATAACAATAGTCGAATAAATACCAAAAGGGAGCAAAGGAGCGGCAATACATTGTATCAAGAGTTGAGTTATCAT GACGTTGATGCAGATGATGACTCCGGAGATATCACAg GCGGTTGGGTCCATCCAGGAGAATATGCATCTTCAg GTATGGGGAAAGAAGTTGAGAatttaataatggaaaataacgaGCTATTAGCAACTaa GAATGCCTTGAACGTAGTAAAAGACGATTTAATTGTGAAGGTGGATGAATTAACTGGTGAAATCGATATGTTACGAGaagaaattttatcattgaatGTTTCCAGAACGAAGCTTAAAGAGAGAATAAGTGATTTGGAAGATGAATTGAGAAAAGTTAAAGAAGCAAACGAAGCGAAACAAGAGGCCGATGACGAAGCTGACATACCAATGGCTCAAAGAAAAAGGTTTACGAGAGTTGAAATGGCCAGAGTTCTCATGGAACGTAATCAATATAAG gAACGTTTTATGGAACTTCAAGAAGCGGTTCGTTGGAGTGAAATGTTGAGAGCATCAAAAAATGATGCGCCATTCGAGAAAAACAGTAATAAaagtatttggaaattttttagtAATCTATTTTCCGGAAACGATAGAGTTCAAAGACCGATGATGATTCCTCAATTGAGGTACCAAACGGTGTCGAATCAAGTAACACCAGGTATTAAAGCTTTACCTCGTATTCCTCGCCACGATTTGGAAACCGAAATTG GTGTGGATAAACTGGCGGCGAGAAAAGCGATAGAAAGAAAAGAACAATATCGACAAGTTAGAGCCCACGTGAAAAAAGACGACGGTAGACTACAAGCTTACGGATGGAGTTTACCTGGTAAAGTGAATTCTTCTTCCGCTTCACAAGGAAGACAAAGTAGTGGAGGTGTACCGGTACCAGTGCCTGTATATTGCCGTCCATTAGCGGAAACTACACCAGAAATGAGGATTTGGTGTGCTGCGGGTGTTAACTTGATGGGCGGTTATACCAAAGATGGAGGATTGATG GTAGGTGGTAGCGTGTTTTACACCGAAGAACCCAAACCACCTTCTCCGAAACCACAGAATGAGATGGAACTAATCGATCAAGAATTGAATAATGGCAAAGAAGGTGCTTTATTGGAAACGCGACTTTCCTCTTATGTATGGATTTGTACTACTACTCAAGTGATAAGTAATAATTCTCAAACTCAGTCAGCTAGTCTAGTAACCATTATCGACGCCAACAATCCTGCGGAACTACTTAACAGCTTCGGAGTTTGTTCGGGACACGTTCTTTGTATTGCCAGTGTACCGGGTGCTAGTCCAAGCGATTACGAAGATAATATGCCAAAAATCGAATGCGAATTTAGTAGTAACGTTAAtgatttagataaaaataatctttcagTTGTAGGTAATAATCCTGATAGTAATGATAAGGAAAAGGATGCAACTCAAAACGAAGAAAGTACTCGTCAGGAATTATCTGATAATCCTGCTGCTAGTAAAATGACTATGAGGAATCAAGAAGATCAAGAAGAAATGGCATCg cttgggaaaattatttttgttgatcgCGATGATTCTGTAGTAAACCGACGAGACAAATATGCcaaacaggaaaaaattaattgtgatAATGCTAAAGATAAAGTAGATGAAAATAATGCATCAAATAGTACCGATGATAACAAAAGCGAAGATCCGAatttaaatgatgaaaataattcgaaaaatacTCAACAATCCGAAAATGATGATATTCAAAACGAAGAAGTTCCAAGTCATGATATCATGTCTAGTGTATTGGCTACAATGTGGATGGGAGACGAAAACGGGAATATTTACGTTCATTCGTCGGTAGCTAATTGGGCACAATGTCTCCATACAGTTAAAATGAAAGATGCAGTTATATCTATAGT ACACATAAAAGGAAGGGTAGTTGTGGCTATTGCTTGCGGACAAGTAGCCGTATTTAGAAGAGATCCAGAGGGCGAATGGGATTTATCGAGGTATCACCTTGTACAACTCGGACTTCCACATCAATCGGTACGTCAATTGGCTATTGTGGGAGATAAAGTTTGGTGTggatatagaaataaaattcaCGTTCTGCAACCTCACgatttaaaaattgttcataCTCTGGAAGCTCATCCTAGACGAGAAAGTCCG GTGAGACAAATGGCGTGGTTGGGTGAAGGTGTTTGGGTATCGATACGTTTGGATTCCACTCTTAGGTTATATAATGCACATACCTATCAGCATCTCCAAGACGTTGATATCGAACCATACGTTAGTAAAATGTTGG GTACTGGTAAATTGGGTTTTTCTTTAGTTCGAATAACTAGTCTTCTTATATCTTCTAACCGGCTGTGGATAGGAACCAGTAATGGAGTAATAATATCGGTACCGTTATCAGATAGTAATAGTGCAACTGGTGCTGTGGTTTCAAGAGGGAACGCTTTACCCGTCAGAGTTCCACCTGTACCGGGAAGTTACATACCTTATTGTACTATGGCGCACGCTCAGCTCAGTTTTCACGGTCACAGAGATAACGTGAAGTTCTTTGTAGCTGTACCCGGAAGTGGAG GTATGAGTGCTGCCTCGACTCCTTCCGAAGCTATGTCTGCTTCAGTGTCATCTGTcggtaataatttaaaaaatccttCAGCCATGCTAGTTATTTCGGGTGGGGAAGGTTACGTTGACTTCAGAATTG GTGATGAAATGGAAGAGAGTATTATAAGTAATACAGAAACGGGATTATCAGAGGAAGTACAATCAGGAAgcaattcaataaaatcaaacgATTTGAGCCACCTAATAGTGTGGCAAGTATCAACGACTTAA